A stretch of the Amycolatopsis sp. BJA-103 genome encodes the following:
- a CDS encoding TMEM175 family protein — translation MPQNRSPERLVFFTDAVVAIAITLLVLPLVEAVSDAVSQHLDPAALIGENQWKIYSFLLSFAVIARLWIVHHHVFEQVKAYSKPLMVANFGWVLTIVVLPFPTEVAASYGNDRFTSSLYIGTILAASLFQLLMVLIIRRDPALRDEDSELARAPLFDTAVNTALLAAAFVVAALVPHAGYYMLLLLLLPGIIARFRKTKNAAAADA, via the coding sequence ATGCCCCAGAACAGGTCTCCCGAACGGCTGGTGTTCTTCACCGACGCCGTCGTCGCGATCGCGATCACCCTGCTGGTCCTGCCGCTTGTGGAGGCCGTTTCGGACGCCGTCTCGCAGCACCTCGACCCGGCCGCCCTGATCGGCGAGAACCAGTGGAAGATCTACAGCTTCCTGCTCAGTTTCGCGGTGATCGCCCGGCTCTGGATCGTGCACCACCACGTGTTCGAGCAAGTGAAGGCGTACAGCAAGCCGTTGATGGTGGCGAACTTCGGCTGGGTACTGACGATCGTGGTGCTGCCGTTCCCGACCGAGGTGGCCGCCTCGTACGGCAACGACCGGTTCACCTCGTCGCTCTACATCGGCACGATCCTGGCCGCGTCTCTGTTCCAACTGCTCATGGTGCTGATCATCCGGCGCGACCCGGCACTGCGGGACGAGGACAGCGAACTGGCCCGGGCGCCGCTGTTCGACACGGCCGTCAACACGGCTTTGCTGGCGGCCGCGTTCGTCGTGGCCGCGCTGGTGCCGCACGCGGGGTACTACATGCTTCTGCTCCTGCTGCTTCCCGGGATCATCGCGCGGTTCCGCAAGACCAAGAACGCCGC
- a CDS encoding cupin, translating into MSVEHFTSSGASTWFQRLDQQIFLADVVDQNSGAAMSVGFGRYRRGEKNPWKVTYDEALVITSGAFTVEGPSGSVTARAGEVIYLWADTEVVYVADEDTELVYVTYPHWLATTEASAEAHRLDDFHEAE; encoded by the coding sequence ATGTCCGTCGAACACTTCACCAGCTCCGGCGCTTCGACCTGGTTCCAGCGGCTTGACCAGCAGATCTTCCTCGCCGATGTCGTCGACCAGAACAGCGGCGCGGCGATGTCCGTCGGATTCGGGCGCTACCGGAGAGGCGAGAAGAACCCGTGGAAGGTGACCTACGACGAGGCACTGGTCATCACTTCCGGCGCTTTCACCGTCGAGGGTCCGTCGGGCTCGGTGACGGCGCGGGCGGGCGAGGTCATCTACCTGTGGGCCGACACCGAGGTCGTCTACGTGGCCGATGAGGACACCGAACTGGTCTACGTCACGTATCCGCACTGGCTCGCCACCACGGAAGCCTCGGCGGAAGCGCACCGGCTGGACGACTTCCACGAAGCCGAGTGA
- a CDS encoding TetR/AcrR family transcriptional regulator encodes MLPIAGSGPVERADAARNRQKIVRAAAKLVAAKGIEGLALDEVAVEAGVGIGTVYRRFPDKGALAQALLDENEREFQEAFISGPPPLGPGAPAHQRLKAFLSAYVDRLETHGRLLMVAETETPMARFVTGAYRLHQSHLVALIREIEPDIDAHFRADALLAPLAAAQYVHQRQSMTPEQIKDGLEQLLGR; translated from the coding sequence GTGCTTCCCATCGCAGGATCCGGGCCGGTAGAGCGGGCGGACGCGGCTCGCAACCGGCAGAAGATCGTCCGGGCCGCGGCCAAACTCGTCGCGGCCAAGGGGATCGAAGGACTCGCGCTGGACGAGGTCGCGGTGGAGGCGGGTGTCGGGATCGGCACCGTGTACCGGCGGTTCCCGGACAAGGGCGCGTTGGCGCAGGCGCTCCTGGACGAGAACGAGCGCGAGTTCCAGGAGGCGTTCATCAGCGGGCCGCCGCCGCTCGGTCCCGGTGCGCCGGCGCACCAAAGGCTCAAAGCGTTCCTGAGCGCGTACGTGGACAGGCTCGAAACGCACGGACGGCTGCTGATGGTCGCCGAGACCGAAACCCCGATGGCGAGGTTCGTCACCGGCGCTTACCGGCTTCACCAAAGTCACCTGGTCGCGTTGATCCGCGAGATCGAGCCGGACATCGACGCGCACTTCAGGGCCGATGCGCTTCTCGCACCACTGGCGGCCGCGCAATACGTCCACCAAAGGCAAAGCATGACGCCGGAGCAGATCAAGGACGGGCTCGAACAACTGCTCGGCAGATGA